The Ranitomeya imitator isolate aRanImi1 chromosome 8, aRanImi1.pri, whole genome shotgun sequence genome window below encodes:
- the LOC138647930 gene encoding uncharacterized protein — protein sequence MSGSGEKPDLSHPVGIRFVRFSIRFLTDPVSKNAPGRLQNVIGPLKTTYTVFLQPISHRLERSKCLERKMDVVIAKILQNNVDFIVEANHLKAIVPEKERERQRIRLLRRRRLWIHPITAQRMTRGVFSTLHMELRGNPEKFFSYVRMKAENFDLLVDQTEHLIRRSDTNCRFSISPAERLMVTLRFLATGESLSSLHFQFRLGISTISGIVKHTCRALWVSLHNEFIPHPTMENWLEVAGKFQQVFQFPSWARWTGNISVS from the exons ATGTCCGGATCCGGCGAGAAACCGGATCTGTCCCATCCGGTTGGCATCCGTTTTGtccggttttccatccggtttttgacggatccggtttctaagaacgcccctgggaggctccaaaatgtgattggccctcTTAAAACTACATATACagtcttcctacagcccatcagtcacaggttggagaggagcaagtgtttggagagaaagatggatgtcgttattgcgaagattctgcagaacaatgtggatttcattgtggaggcgaatcacttgaaagcaattgttccggagaaggagcgagagagacaacgcATCAGACTTCTGcgccgacgccgtttgtggatccaccccatcaccgcacagagaatgacacgtggggtgttttctacattgcacatggagctacgaggaaacccagagaaatttttctcatatgtgcggatgaaagcggagaactttgatctattggtggaccaaactgaacatctcatccgaaggagtgatacgaattgccgattctctatttcaccggccgagcgtctgatggtcactcttcg attccttgctactggagaatccctttcgtcactacatttccagttcagactgggaatttccaccatctctggaattgtaaagcacacttgCCGCGCACTGTGGGTCTCTTTGCACaatgaatttataccacatcccacaatggagaattGGTTGGAAGTAGCTGGGAAATTCCAGCAAGTGTTTCAGTTTCCCAGTTGggcgcggtggacgggaaacatatccgtatcgtga